gaagaggaagaagagtttaTTTTAAGCTTCATTATACAAGGTCACTTTCTAAATTGCTTCTAATCATTTTCTATCTTTCAGACAACTTTACAAATTTCAGTTTTTAtcactttgtttatgacttatcaACACCTTGAActaatatttttattagtttcaatattgaTGTTATTGATGTTACAAGTTTATGACTTATCACTACCATTGAAGTGTATATTACAGGTTTTGAAATCTTAAGGTGTACTTGATTGTGCACAGTTACTGACAGAGCAAAAAATGTTTAGAAGGTGTACATGAAGGTACACATGTACTGACATATTTTCATACTTTATCAAAAGTATAAAAATTGAagacataaaattattagtaaaaTTTTTATATCATGCAGaactgaaaacataaaaatttAACATAGCAAAAGTAATTACTAATTATACAGATCTGAAAACATAGAATATTACTAAACAAAATAGACTAGTAGCATCCATTGTACATCAAGGTGTACATAGTGGTACACATGTAAAAAGACAGGTAAGAAAAAATGAAGTTCAAAGGAAGGTGTACCTAATGGTACACATGTCCTGGTACTAATTATCCACGccaaagaaaattgaaaagacaTTACCAAAAGTAAAGACCAAACACATATAATCTTTTGAACAAATGAAACATAGAAAAAAACATCAAATCATGGGGCAGGTAGCTCTGTTGTGGTGACCAAGGGTGAAGCACTTTGTTCACATCATATGCCTATTTTGCTTCTCCCAAGCATTCTTGATACGTTGTGTTCTTCGTCTACCAAGAGGAGGGACAGGAATATGAACAATAACCCTATCACTAGGATAATAAGCCTGCGACTTGTCATAATTGGGGATTGGCAAGATGATCTCCTGGTATGTCCTATTGTGCTATTCAGTGGTGAAGTATGGATCAACAAATGAATAGATGTCTTCTCTCATAGCTTGAATGGCAGCACAAGCATGTGTACAAGGAAAACCATTAACTCACCACCGGTTACATGTACAAGTTTTCTGCAATAGATCCACAGTATGACACCGGGTAGATGCGACTTCATACATTCTTTCCATGGATTGAGTGAAagtccaagtacgaccaatgtCGATGTTTTCCTTTAGTAAAGCCTCATATTCAGGAGTGAGCCTAGTGTTGAAATTTTCTAAACCTTCTATCCTTCTCTCAGAATTCTTCTtcataaccttcaaactaacataATAAAAACACGAAACATAAAATTAAAACACATGATCCAAAAGGAATacagataaaacatgtgtacaacaatatacACATTAAGAAaatccatgtgtacaacaatgtacacacagttgcagaatcacagataaaacatgtgtacaagtatCTACAGATCAAGCAAATCCATGTATGCAACAATGTAGACAGACTTACATAAATaaaacactaaacataaaactcaccGTGTCGCATCGATAAGAGCAAAAGCAGGTAACTTTTTGAAAAGAAGAACCCAGTTGTTGAAGCACTCGGCAAGAGATGAAGAGTGAGCACCATATCTGCATACAGGGAAAAATGCATTTGCCCATTTCTCCCTTGGAATAGTCCTGATGTAGTGAGCAACATGTCCACATCCAATTGCATGCATGCCCCgcaaagcttcttcaaagttCGCTGGTGTgtaaggcttagtttggtattgctgcggcttttatagaagcacttttctgctgtgcgttgttgtgctgtgggaaaaaagcagttagacgtttggtaaaatatccattaaagttaaagctgattaaaaaaacaatcaaagtgtgtttggtaaaatatcagattcaaccattgttgttgtggaaaatgacaaaaacagacgtATCTCTggaaatagttttattcaattttattgggtttaaaataattaatttttttactattaaatataaacACATAAATTTAGTAATTGTTAATATGATTTTTCAAAAGaaattattttacttaaccactttttaatatatataattttcaaacaaaaataaaattaagtaattatttaatatttgtttttatttttatttttgtcaagttaaatgaaatataaaatgtaataatatttaaagaataaaatataagaaataaaaaattgactgtatatatatttaaggataatttttgtcatttacaaaataaaatagggacaaaaaggataaatcaagcattaaattttggtgagaccaaagcttatgcttttgtatCTTTTAAAAGATCCTCTTCCCCAGCTTttgaaaattgaggaatttgggaagtgctttggttaaaaagcactttgattttcTTTTACCAAACACCAGTTCCAAAAATTATTGACATACATaagttttgaaagtgcttttggaaaaataaaagcattaccaaaccaaGCCTAAGAGTAAGCatctttgtaaaacaaatcaataatGGGCTTCGAATTCGCATCACCTGATCCAATGGGGAGATTGCAATTGATGTGGTAAAAGAAATAGCTGTGATAtgaattaggaaaatattttggaatgccCTACAAAAGTCCTTCGTGATgatcactaaggaaaacaatctGACGACCATCGACAACTTGTTGAAGATTctccagaaaccaaaaccaattatcTTTGTTTTCAGTAGAAACAATAGCAAAAGAAAATGGGTAAAAACCATTGTTTCCATTGATACATGTTGCATCCATCAAAGTACCCCTGTATCTACCAGTAAGGACAGTagcgtccaagtaaatcatgggccTGAGATACCTATAGCTATGCTTGCAAGCGCCGAAACAAATGAATATCCTCTGAAATCTACTGGTTCCATCCTCAACTTCAAACTTCACATATCTATCGGGATTAGTTTATTCAATTGCTTTGACATACCAAGTTAAATCGCTATACGACTTCTCGTCATCGCCATATTGTTCTTCAAATACGGCTTCTTTCCCTCTAGgggcatggtgatacttaatattggacTCATAAGTTTTCTTAAAAAGTGACATGATCTTTTTGGGTTTTAAGCTACGATCACCCTGTATATTGTCAGCGATCAAATGCTTgactaacttggttgtcaccgcaggactcttcaacctcaaaccaacaccacaactacaaaaaaaaaaaaaaaaaatctggaataagtaatgtgcaccacaatttACACCTAATAAGATCTCAAAACCAACACTATGAACATACACACAAACTAAGCAAGAATATGTAATTTAAGAGTACAACAAGTACAgtgcaccacaatgtacacctaaaacaaatctacatATATAAGATGCACAATTATGTCCACCACTATGGACATACACACAAAAAGCCTAAAGATAAGTAATGTGGACTAGTATGAAAACCACTAACCTGTGAACATTAGAATCTTTCAGCACGAACCGAGAAGTATCACCATTCACATgcccaaagtgaatcctccaaccacaACCATCTTCTTCGCACTTTGCAGTAACAACTTTAACACAACCCATAAATTCTCTACCAATCTTATTAAAAACATTAACCCATTCATCAATAATGAGAGGCTTCCTCTTGTCTGCATCATGATCTAACACCCTTACCATCTTAGGACTTTCAGTTACACAAGAACGAGAAACAGAACTACTGCTACAACCAGACTTAGAACGGGAAATATGATTCCGAATCATATCCACATTCAAATAGACATCTTCACTATCAATAAGAATCATGAAACCAATTGAGCTTTGCAGTTGTATATCACCTTGCACAAAAACTACTTGACCATTATCCATATAGCTGAGACATATACTCCCAGGAGACAAAGACCTCCAGTGCTTGCATGCAAAATGCTTCAATTCTTCTACGGTTATTTTAGTATTAACACGAAATTCAACAGAAtgctcaccatgattcaaaacaacATTAATAAACTTCTCAGACCTGTTTGATACCCATACATGTTAcaaaataaatgataataaacaTTTGAATCTTCAAACCACAATTTCATATAACCTAAAAGTAAACGGTGTACAGGAAAGTACTCATTTAGTCGAAGCCAAAAACATCAAGTAACAGTAAATCTAGATAAAATACTCCGTCAATGAAGCTCCAGAATCTTACTGGAACACATAATTGAATAAAAAAGAAGCCTAGGATCTAGTATCAGTTCGATTTcatatcattcatcataaaactaaaaaaatatcatcaaagaacaGTAAACAAAAATCGAATTGATCTAGTATTAAcaataaatcatcatcatcacgagAATCAAAagctattatataacaaaatatcaaCTCAAAATCATACGAattgatatcatcaactcttaaactcagaaaaactaaaaatcagaaacaaaaccTGAAAATTAGATGTAACAGATGAAAtacaaccaaaagaaaactaacctgagGTTGAATTCTGCTCCACTAACAATCAAATCAAACCTAAACTCTATGAATCTGTTAAATCACCTTCGAATTCAAACCTCGAACGATCTATCTCTCAATCTTTCGTGAATTTTCGATTTCAGAACACTTTCGAATGTAACCTGAGttgaaatatgatgaagaaacgatGAAATCCTATCTGAAATGATCAAATTCTCTCTGGAACTGTTTAATATCTGACCTGCTACCTGTTTTGAATTTGAGATCCAAAAAAATCGATTTCAAAACACGCCTTATATATACAGAATCGCTTCAAAGGTAATTATGGTATATCAAAAACTCGCAGACTCGGGACTCAGACTTGAATTTGGACTAACTCATCCAAGTTTGGACTAGACTGTAGGATTGAGGTTCTTTTGGATTGTACTGGGCTTCAGATGAGTGGACTAAAACGTCGAAATCCCAaaaactttgggactaaacgtcaaaattatttctatgagttCGAGTCATCCCGATTTGACAAATATTGACTCGTCTCTTAACTTCAAATTTTTAGGTCAACTGTCTCATCAGTAAATTAAGGCATTATTTCTAGCCCGTCTTCCCACGTTTTCGTAAATCAGTCAAAATTTTATTccggaaaataaaaaaattccaaaatttcTCCCCCATCAAAGGCAACAAAAAAATATTGTTAACGATCTTCATTTTGGTTTCAAACCCTGATAAAGGTGCATGTCGGATTCCTCAACTTCACTCTCACCATCAGAGATCACTCTCCGTTTGCATAACGAAATTGGAGTCATCCTGAATTGggtttccagaattgaataagcTCAGGTATTTCATTCTAATCACTCTTAGGGTTTTGAGCAATAAGAATTTGGGGTTTATTATTAGGATTTAGGTTATTTCTCTTGAAAGCAAAATTGGGGTTTGTTTTGATTAACAATGAAACGGAAAACGAATCCACTACAtcgtaaagaagaagaagaagtagatagGATCAGCAATTTATCTGATCATATTATTCATCACATTCTCTCTTTCATTGATATGAGATTTGCAGTTCAAACATGTGTTTTATCGAAAAGATGGGTAAATGTTTGGAAGTCACTCCCTTCCATAACATCAAATTGGATTTCATTTTCAACAGAGGAAGACAGAAAATCTGAGATTTGTACTCCTGAGGCAAGCGTTAATTTTGCATATTTTGTGGACAGTGTATTTGAATTTCGTGATAAGTCAGATATACAAATAGTTAATTTGGTATTTGTTATATGGGATGCTCTGTGTGTAGAAGCTCTTACGACATGGATCCCTGTGGTGATTCAGATTATGAGAATGCTTATCATTACTCAAAACACTATGAGATTCCATAAGTATCTCGGTGGCGGACATCCCTTATAATTGGTATACGCGTAGTATTTTACCCGAGTCGATGAGTTTACTCAACTCCGAAAACTGACGCTGAAAGGAATTTCAATGCTTAATTCAGAGCTACAAAGGCTTTTCTCAAGTTGCCCACTTATGGAAACAGTAATTATACAAGACTGGGATATACAGAGGAACGAGAATAGGAAGACCAACAAACGAAGGAATATCATTATTAGTTCACAATGCCTTCAATTTTTTGAACTAATAGACAGGTATCATGAACGTCTTGGTTCGGCAGTTAATTGTTTGAATTGCAGTACCAAGATTTCTGCTCCATATGTGAAGTACTTCAAGTGCACAGGATTCCTTAGGGAAGATTTTTCCTTAGAAAATCTTTCTTCTCTAGTCAGTGCTCATCTTGAAATGAGATGGAGAGACAAAAGAGAAGCAGATGAGACTGCGGAAACATATTCCGACCTGCTTGCTGAGGAAAAAGAACTGTTTTCCAAGCGTATGATGAGATATCTAGGAGCAGTTCATAATGTGCATCACCTGACACTCTTATCTGGGTTCCTTGAGGTACGGTGATTCCTTTTTTACATGAACTTATTTTCTGCCTAGTTGCAGACATGAAAATACGAACCAATATTTATCTTTCCTCGAATGATACTTACTTCACTTAGCTTGTTGTGTTTTGGTGCAATTTTATTTAAAACAATTTTATACATACTCTTTCTCTAGGTTCTATTACAAGCTCCTGGCACATCAAACCGTTATTCTCCTCAGCTTTGTAATCTAGAAACTCTGAAGCTGGAAATGATGTTTACAAGAGGCTCTGTGCGTTCAATTGCATACTCGCTCAAAATCTCTCCTATTATAAGGAATCTTATCTTCATGTCAAAGGAGGTAATTATTCATTAAAGTCTTCGTATTTGATTCAGTGAAATGTCTTTTTAACAAATCTAAATTTTTAAGTTCTAATACATCTACACCAATCATCCAGAGTGTATTTTGAGATTGCCAACAAGTAGTTCATCTTTCTTATCATTTGCTTGTTATTGTTTGGATATAGTCGAATTTAGCTGATGTTGGAGATGATTGGGAAGCGGAATACTCATCAACGGGCATGTTTCCTCACCTCAAGTCTGTCGAGATTAGAGAGGTGGAAGGGTCTGATAATGAACTCAAGTTTCTGATATTTTTGTTGAAGAAGTCGACGGTTTTGGAGAAAGTGATTCTGTTCTTTCGGTCTACCACTGCCTCACTTGATAGAGGGAGACAAGTAAGGCAATTTAAGAGGAGTGTAAGTGAACTTCCAACAGCTTCTTCAAGTATCCAGATGCACTTCGTCTGACCTTTGAAGATGGCATTGTGAGCTTACTAGAAAGATACACATGAAGCGATTTAATAAGAAGCAAAAACCACTTCCAATGGCTTATCAGGTATCACATTTAAGTTCTTTAATCCTTGGTAGTAGATGTCAGTAATTGCCAGATTACTGGAACTTGTATAGCTTCTAAATATTTGAAACTTTTGGTACTTTTTGGATTCCTTGAAATTCATGGATAATGTTTTTCGAGCCGCCTTATATTTATATCAATGCTAAGTCATGTGAACTATCCTATTTTAAGTAGTGGGGTATTAGAAGGAAGAGCAAATTTAGTTCTAGCAGAAGAGAAAAAGTAAAGCAGCTAAAACACACAGCATTCTGTCTTTATTCAgtatagcatacaacttcttaCTGAATTTGCAAAACTGATGAGAATAACTAAGAATTAAGACATGTATAAAAATGGGCGGAGTTTTACGCAAATGCATCCTCCGTCTATAGACTCTCTGGAATGACCCAAAATACTGCTGTAGTACGTTTCTGTTTCGGTGTTGTTTTGACTCTCTATGATTTTTCTGGTTTAGTTTATGCAAAGTAATCTAGGTATGTAACTCATGTATTGTGATCACAATATATGGAGCATTGACAGCAGCGAAAGATATATTCCTGTAAAAGAGTGCTAACATTCAATGTTTTTTATTGGGATCAAGTGTGAACTGATTGCATAAATTTGGGAGGCATTTTGAAACTAGGTTTGTCTCTGTACTCTCTGTTGGAACATGAGCATGGAGAATATCCGGTCTGAATAGTAACTAGTGACTCTATGAAATCACATTTGATTTGGATATGAGCCTGGGTAGTAAAACGTTGCTCTTTACTTCATGGCAGTTGCTGTTCTTGCTGCTTTAGCAGGACAACATATTAGTAAGACGCATATCTCTCATCATCTTCATTTTAGCATTTATAGTCTTTATGAGTGTGCAATCATCCTAGGTAACTAGGTTAGATTCTATTTGTGTAACTTCAATATCTTTTCGACTTCTATTTGCTGGAGAGGCGCGCTGACACTCCTTAAAATTCCCAATGTTTCAGCTATAAAATTCATTTTGCATCTTAATGAACATGCCTGTGGTGCCATATAGCTAACATTTTCGTCAAGATTTTATTAGAAGGTACATGGGATTTGAGAGCCTGTTCAATGTATAATGCTTATTAGAATGGGTTTCTTTCTCTCTATGTCGTCGACCCATTCCCTCCCATGTCCAACTGGTTTGGGCTTTATTATAGGAAGCTGATTCCCTGAAATTCATGGTTAATGTTTTTTTGAGCTGCCTTATGTACGTCAATGCTGAGACAA
The nucleotide sequence above comes from Papaver somniferum cultivar HN1 chromosome 8, ASM357369v1, whole genome shotgun sequence. Encoded proteins:
- the LOC113304762 gene encoding uncharacterized protein LOC113304762 codes for the protein MLNSELQRLFSSCPLMETVIIQDWDIQRNENRKTNKRRNIIISSQCLQFFELIDRYHERLGSAVNCLNCSTKISAPYVKYFKCTGFLREDFSLENLSSLVSAHLEMRWRDKREADETAETYSDLLAEEKELFSKRMMRYLGAVHNVHHLTLLSGFLEVLLQAPGTSNRYSPQLCNLETLKLEMMFTRGSVRSIAYSLKISPIIRNLIFMSKESNLADVGDDWEAEYSSTGMFPHLKSVEIREVEGSDNELKFLIFLLKKSTVLEKVILFFRSTTASLDRGRQVRQFKRSVSELPTASSSIQMHFV